The following nucleotide sequence is from Mangifera indica cultivar Alphonso chromosome 17, CATAS_Mindica_2.1, whole genome shotgun sequence.
CCTACATAGTCCACATGAGGCCCCAGGACAAGCCCTCCTCTTTCCTCACTCACCGTGACTGGTATTCATCTAGTCTTCAATCTCTTTCTTCCACTTCGGATTCTCTTCTTTATACCTATACTGATGCCTACCACGGTTTCGCTGCCTCTCTCGATCCTGCTCAAGCCGAGGCGCTCCGCCAATCTGACTCCGTGCTCGGCGTTTACGAAGACACTCTTTACACTCTTCATACCACTCGCTCCCCTAAGTTTCTTGGCCTCAACTCTGAGTTTGGGCTGTGGGAGGGGCATAGCAATCAGGATCTTGGCCATGCCTCACGTGACGTTATTATCGGCGTGCTTGATACTGGTGTTTGGCCGCAGTCTAAAAGCTTCGACGATTCTCAGATGCCACAAGTTCCGAGCAAATGGCGCGGTCAGTGTGAATTGGGCCCTGATTTTAGCCCTAATCTTTGCAACAAGAAGCTCATTGGTGCTCGTTTCTTCTCAAAAGGCTACCACATGGCTTCCAGTGGTAGTTTCTTGAGAAAATCCGAAGAATCGGAGTCTCCTCGTGATTACGACGGTCATGGAACTCACACGGCGAGTACTGCCGCGGGTTCACACGTTGCCAATGCCAGTCTACTCGGTTACGCCAGCGGGACGGCGCGCGGAATGGCCAGTCACGCGCGTGTGGCCACGTACAAAGTTTGCTGGAAAACCGGATGCTTTGGATCGGACATTTTGGCGGGTATGGATCGGGCCATACAAGATGGTGTGGATGTTCTTTCACTCTCTCTGGGTGGTGGATCCGCTCCGTATTATAGAGATACCATTGCTATTGGAGCATTCACAGCAATGGAAAAGGGCATTTTCGTGTCGTGTTCTGCTGGAAACAGTGGGCCCACTAAAGCCACGCTTGCAAACGTGGCCCCGTGGATCATGACCGTCGGTGCTGGAACATTAGATCGTGATTTTCCTGCTTATGTATTTCTGGGAGACAACAGTAAGGTTACTGGTGTCTCGCTTTACAGTGGAAAAGGAATGGGAAATAAACCGGTTTCGTTGGTTTACAATGAAGGCTCAAACGGTTCAGCCAACTTGTGCTTGCCCGGTTCACTCGAACCAGAATTCGTACGTGGGAAAGTAGTCATTTGTGATAGGGGGATAAACGCACGTGTGGAGAAAGGAGCCGTTGTACGTGACGCTGGTGGAATTGGAATGATACTGGCGAACACGGCTGCAAGCGGTGAAGAACTGGTGGCTGACAGTCACTTGCTACCAGCTGTAGCGGTGGGTAAAAAGGCGGGTGATAAGATCAGGGAGTACGCCAAATCAGCAAATCCAAAGGCACTTCTTACGTTTGGTGGGACGGTGTTGAACGTGAGACCGTCACCAGTGGTGGCAGCGTTTAGTTCAAGAGGGCCTAACACAGTAACTCCGCAAATATTAAAACCTGATTTGATTGGGCCTGGAGTCAACATTTTGGCTGCTTGGTCAGAAGCGAATGGCCCCACTGAGTTGGAGAAGGACACAAGAAGAACACAGTTTAATATAATGTCAGGTATGTCCTATTGCTCAACGGCTATCTTCTTACTCGTTATATTATAATTCACAACACATAATAATTGTATGATTcatcattttctcattttagcAGCAGCACACATCAATTATAGTAGATACAGATGGAGTctgagtttaaatattttttagtttaaatttgatttaaataaaaataatttaatttatgtttattgagCTAATTGTAAAGgatgtttgagtttaattcgaattgagtCATAAGCTAAATTTGAATGAAATCAAGTTATTTACTGAACTCGTAAGTTAAAATGAGATCAGCTCTTTCTAATTTGAATTcggtttaattttaaaacaagtgAAATCctctaatttgaattgaatcgagTTAATTTCACCCTGATTCAGatttaatcttatttgtaatatataattaaatattattttatttttaattcaaatttatataatcatttatattgtaaaaaataaatttgttaattttttttgggacAATTAGGTACATCTATGTCTTGCCCACACATTAGTGGATTAGCTGCTTTGCTGAAAGCGGCCCACCCAGATTGGAGCCCAAGTGCCATCAAATCGGCTCTTATGACGACTGCATATGTTATAGACAACACCAACTCTCCTCTTCGTGATGCTTCAGATGGTGAATTCTCAAACCCATGGGCTCATGGGTCGGGCCACGTTGACCCACAAAAAGCCCTTTCTCCAGGCcttgtttatgatatttcaacTGCAGAGTACGTTGCATTCTTGTGCTCTTTGAACTACACAACTTTACAAATCCAAGCCGTCGTCAAACACCCTGTCTCCTGTTTGATTAAATTCAATGACCCTGGCGAGCTGAACTACCCCTCATTCTCAGTCTTGTTCGGAAACAAGAGGGTTGTTCGATACACTCGGGAGTTGACAAACGTTGAACCTGCAATGTCGATGTACAATGTGACTGTCACCACCCCGGCCAATGTGGGGGTTACTGTGAGGCCCAGAACACTTTTATTTAGGGCTCAAGGGGAGAAGAAGAGATACACAGTTACCTTTGTGGCGAAGAAAGATTTTAGTCCGATGGGGAGCTCTGGATTTGGTTCAATTGTGTGGGGAAATGCTCAACATACAGTTAGGAGCCCAGTTTCTTTTTCGTGGACACGGTGAGCTAATAATAAGTTCGGCCTCAAATACCTTCAAATAGTTGAAAAAAAATCCTGGGGATTGCAGTCGAGAGGTGcttgtaaaattatttgaacGAAATGACCACTTTCTTTGAGATATTGCTTTCAGATTATGAAAACTACTTGATAATTTGTAGTTTAGTGGAAATTATGAGACCCAAGTGAGCTCATAAGCTTAGTTTATTGAGACCGAATGATTGTTTTTAAAGACATACAGCCTGTAGAAACTGTTTTGCAGACAAGATAGAACTGTTGTGACAAGTAGAAACCATGAACCATTCAAATATTGCCTGCAATTTCAATTATTCACATCAACAAATTATTGAGTTGTAGGTCCAGGGAATTGCATTATGAATGATGAAGAGTTGGATTATCAAGTCTAATTTGGATGGCCCattttttcatgtaaatttctACATTCAATCAGAGGAACCGTAA
It contains:
- the LOC123200670 gene encoding subtilisin-like protease SBT1.8, whose translation is MISNTPSSSLSRSMASISSFFFLLTIFLQCFTLSVSSKQTYIVHMRPQDKPSSFLTHRDWYSSSLQSLSSTSDSLLYTYTDAYHGFAASLDPAQAEALRQSDSVLGVYEDTLYTLHTTRSPKFLGLNSEFGLWEGHSNQDLGHASRDVIIGVLDTGVWPQSKSFDDSQMPQVPSKWRGQCELGPDFSPNLCNKKLIGARFFSKGYHMASSGSFLRKSEESESPRDYDGHGTHTASTAAGSHVANASLLGYASGTARGMASHARVATYKVCWKTGCFGSDILAGMDRAIQDGVDVLSLSLGGGSAPYYRDTIAIGAFTAMEKGIFVSCSAGNSGPTKATLANVAPWIMTVGAGTLDRDFPAYVFLGDNSKVTGVSLYSGKGMGNKPVSLVYNEGSNGSANLCLPGSLEPEFVRGKVVICDRGINARVEKGAVVRDAGGIGMILANTAASGEELVADSHLLPAVAVGKKAGDKIREYAKSANPKALLTFGGTVLNVRPSPVVAAFSSRGPNTVTPQILKPDLIGPGVNILAAWSEANGPTELEKDTRRTQFNIMSGTSMSCPHISGLAALLKAAHPDWSPSAIKSALMTTAYVIDNTNSPLRDASDGEFSNPWAHGSGHVDPQKALSPGLVYDISTAEYVAFLCSLNYTTLQIQAVVKHPVSCLIKFNDPGELNYPSFSVLFGNKRVVRYTRELTNVEPAMSMYNVTVTTPANVGVTVRPRTLLFRAQGEKKRYTVTFVAKKDFSPMGSSGFGSIVWGNAQHTVRSPVSFSWTR